A genomic stretch from Numida meleagris isolate 19003 breed g44 Domestic line chromosome 2, NumMel1.0, whole genome shotgun sequence includes:
- the ZEB1 gene encoding zinc finger E-box-binding homeobox 1 — MTSHKSGRDQRHVTQSSGNRKFKCTECGKAFKYKHHLKEHLRIHSGEKPYECPNCKKRFSHSGSYSSHISSKKCIGLMPVNGRARSGLKTSQCSSPSLSASPGSPARPQIRQKIENKPLQEQLPVNQIKTEPVDYEFKPIVVASGINCSTPLQNGVFSGGSPLQATSSPQGVVQAVVLPTVGLVSPISINLSDIQNVLKVAVDGNVIRQVLENNHANLASKEQETISNASIQQAGHSLISAISLPLVDQDGTTKIIINYSLEQPSQLQVVPQNLKKEHSVPTNSCKNEKLPEDLTVKSEKDKNFEGETNDSTCLLCDDCPGDLNALQELKHYETKNPPQLPQSSGTEAEKPSSPAPSETGENNLSPGQPPLKNLLSLLKAYYALNAQPSAEELSKIADSVNLPLDVVKKWFEKMQAGQISVQSSGPSSPEQVKSSSPTDNDDQAATTNESESQNSTSNSQNPANTTKSQTSSGGSAQNGSRSSTPSPSPLNLSSSRNSQGYTYTAEGVQEEPQIEPLDLSLPKQHGELLERSTITSVYQNSVYSVQEEPLNLTCAKKEPQKDNSITDSDPIVNVIPPSANPINIAIPTVTAQLPTIVAIADQNSVPCLRALAANKQTILIPQVAYTYSTTVSPAVQETPPKQTQANGSQDERQDTSSEGVSNVEDQNDSDSTPPKKKMRKTENGMYACDLCDKIFQKSSSLLRHKYEHTGKRPHECGICKKAFKHKHHLIEHMRLHSGEKPYQCDKCGKRFSHSGSYSQHMNHRYSYCKREAEERDSTEQEEVGQEVLSSEHAGARASPSQIDSDERESLTREEEEDSDKEEEEEEEKEIEGLQEEKECRKLQDVEEEEEVEEEEEEEEGKTEGNKNDDVVNQASDAEPEVIQSNGQVSEEKTNKA; from the exons ATGACGTCGCACAAGTCGGGACGAGATCAG AGACATGTGACGCAGTCCAGCGGTAATCGAAAATTCAAGTGCACTGAATgtggaaaagcttttaaatataaacatcATCTAAAGGAGCACCTACGAATCCACAGTG gAGAGAAGCCATATGAGTGCCCAAACTGCAAGAAACGTTTTTCCCATTCTGGTTCATACAGTTCACACATAAGCAGTAAGAAGTGTATTGGTTTGATGCCCGTGAATGGTCGAGCTCGGTCAGGGCTCAAGACATCTCAGtgctcctccccttccctttctgcaTCACCCGGTAGCCCAGCAAGACCACAGATACGacaaaagatagaaaataaacCCTTGCAAGAGCAACTTCCTGTTAACCAAATTAAAACTGAACCTGTGGATTATGAATTCAAGCCCATAGTGGTTGCTTCAGGAATTAATTGTTCAACCCCTTTGCAGAATGGGGTTTTTAGTGGTGGTAGCCCATTGCAGGCAACCAGTTCTCCTCAGGGTGTGGTGCAAGCTGTTGTTCTGCCAACAGTGGGTCTGGTGTCTCCCATAAGCATCAACTTAAGTGACATTCAAAATGTACTTAAAGTGGCAGTGGATGGTAATGTAATAAGGCAAGTATTGGAAAACAATCACGCTAATCTTGCATccaaagaacaagaaacaatCAGCAATGCATCTATACAACAAGCTGGCCATTCCCTCATTTCAGCTATCAGTCTTCCTTTGGTTGACCAGGATGGGACAACCAAAATTATCATCAACTACAGCTTGGAGCAGCCAAGTCAACTTCAGGTTGTTCCCCAAAATctaaaaaaagaacattctgTTCCTACAAACAgttgcaaaaatgaaaagttaccAGAAGATCTTACGGTGAAGtctgagaaagataaaaactttgAAGGAGAGACCAATGATAGCACTTGTCTTCTTTGTGATGACTGTCCAGGAGATCTTAATGCACTTCAAGAATTAAAGCACtatgaaacaaaaaatcctcCTCAGCTTCCTCAGTCCAGTGGAACAGAAGCTgagaagcccagctcccctgcCCCATCAGAAACTGGGGAGAACAACTTATCTCCTGGTCAGCCACCTTTAAAGAACCTTTTATCGCTCCTAAAAGCATATTATGCATTAAATGCACAACCAAGCGCCGAAGAGCTTTCAAAAATAGCTGATTCCGTAAACCTACCACTGGATGTGGTAAAAAAGTGGTTTGAAAAAATGCAAGCTGGACAAATTTCTGTGCAGTCTTCTGGACCATCTTCTCCCGAACAAGTTAAATCAAGCAGTCCCACAGATAACGATGATCAGGCAGCAACTACAAATGAGAGTGAGTCCCAGAACAGCACAAGCAACTCACAAAATCCGGCCAATACAACTAAATCTCAGACTTCATCAGGGGGATCAGCTCAGAATGGTTCACGCAGTAGCACGCCATCCCCATCACCACTAAACCTTTCTTCATCAAGAAATTCACAGGGTTATACGTACACAGCAGAGGGTGTACAAGAAGAGCCACAAATTGAACCTCTTGACCTTTCGCTACCAAAGCAACATGGAGAACTGTTGGAAAGATCTACCATAACTAGTGTTTACCAGAACAGTGTTTATTCTGTCCAGGAAGAACCTTTGAACTTAACTTGTGcaaaaaaagaaccacaaaaGGACAACAGTATTACAGACTCTGATCCTATTGTAAATGTAATCCCACCAAGTGCCAATCCCATAAATATTGCTATACCTACAGTCACTGCCCAGTTACCTACAATTGTTGCCATTGCTGACCAGAACAGTGTTCCATGCTTGAGAGCTCTTGCTGCCAATAAGCAAACCATCTTGATTCCCCAGGTGGCTTATACGTACTCTACTACAGTTAGTCCTGCAGTTCAGGAAACACCACCAAAACAGACCCAAGCCAATGGAAGTCAG GACGAAAGGCAGGACACTAGCTCGGAAGGAGTATCGAATGTAGAAGATCAAAATGATTCTGATTCAACACCtccaaagaaaaagatgagaaagacagaaaatgggATGTATGCATGTGATTTGTGTGACAAAATATTCCAGAAGAGCAGCTCATTATTGAGACATAAGTATGAACACACAG GTAAAAGACCTCATGAGTGCGGAATCTGTAAAAAAGCCTTCAAACACAAACACCATTTGATTGAACACATGCGACTGCATTCTGGGGAGAAACCCTACCAATGTGACAAATGTGGAAAGCGCTTTTCACACTCGGGGTCGTACTCTCAACACATGAATCATCGCTACTCCTATTGCAAAAGAGAGGCAGAGGAGCGTGACAGCAcggagcaggaggaggtgggacAGGAGGTGCTCAGCAGCGAGCACGCTGGTGCCAGGGCATCACCATCGCAGATCGACTCCGATGAGAGAGAGAGTCTAAccagggaagaagaggaagacagtgacaaagaggaagaggaggaggaagaaaaggagatagaaggacttcaggaagaaaaagaatgtagaAAACTACAAGACgtagaggaggaagaagaagtagaagaagaagaagaagaagaggaagggaaaactgAAGGTAACAAGAACGATGACGTTGTAAATCAAGCAAGCGATGCAGAACCAGAAGTTATACAGAGCAATGGGCAGgtgtcagaagaaaaaacaaataaagcttAA